TGATAAAAAATTAAATAAATTACTTAATAAAAATAAAAATGATTTTAATACATATTTAAAAATAATATCTAACATAGATACATATCAACAATCATTTATTGAAATAATTTGTAACAGAATGAGATCTTATCTTATTAGACCATTAGATTTTGATGATTTACAATCATATTATTTATTTTTAAAGATAATATTAGAAGGAGGAGAAGTTAATAATTCTTTAACTGTGATAAATCTAATTAATGAAGTTAATGGCAGTGTTAAATTTAATTCATCGATATTAATTAAAAACCTAGATAAATTAACTATTCTAAGCAGAAGGCTTTCAGAGAACAAATTATTTTTTGACAATTTAACTAAAGGTCAATATACAATGAGAGGTATGAATATAGAATCTGTTGATTTTATTATAAAAATAATCTCCGAGAATGAAGATTGTAGTGAAAAACTAGTTTCGATTATGCTATCTACAGATTTATATTTTCAATATGTTTTTAATGAAATAATTTATCCAACTTATATTGAAAAAGAATATTCTTTTGAACATGTATTTAATTTTATAATTAATTTACTAAATAAACTAAAAGATAAATCATTATTAAAGTATTTAGGGTTACATCACTTAGATGATGAAATAGAAAAACTTGATTTCAGTGCATTAATTTCTAGACTTTATGAGATTAAAGATGATACTAGATATCATTCAGTTCAAGGACTTGATGATTTAGATTATGCTTGTATTCATATTACAAATGCTTTTGGAGGAGGTGCTGCATTAAATTCTGGAGAAATACGAAGAATTGATGCATTTAATAACATTATTACAAATTTAATCTATCAAGGTGATACGAAATCGGAGAAATATCAATTATCTCTTTCTACGATTAGAGAAAATTTTCCAATTAGAATTGCTAATACTAAAAGATCAGGTATTGATGGGTCAGTTGGAGTTATATTTGATTCAGGTTATATATATGAAGCATATATTCAAGATTCTGCAACAAAAAATATAGATAATGATAGTGAAGATGGTTTAGCTTATAGGACTAGTAATATATGAAGGTTGATGTAAAAGAAGCTTTAAAGTCACCAGAGATTACTGGCAATTATAATGAGTTAGTTGTTAGAAAATGGACTATTGGAGCACTTTTTTATACAAAAGGAGTACAAATAGAAGTTATTGAAAAATTAAAAGATATTTCTAATGAATATTCTTTTAAAGAATATATTAATCCTAAATGGATAAATAGACTAGTTAAATTTGGAGTTCCTAAAATGCTTGAAAAAAATTATCCAATTTATGAAATAGATATTGAAAATAAAAAAATAAATAAAGTTTATGAACCTACTAAAGAAGAAATTAAGGCAGCATAAATAAGATTTATAATATAGTGTGAATATATAATATATATGAATAATAATAAAATTAGGTTTTTAGCAACTGGAGATATTCATTCAAAGAAGAAATTTATTGATATGATTGAAAAGTATGGGAAATTAGATGATATTGATTTTGTTATTTTTACAGGAGATTTGTCTGAAAAGAAAGATGATTTTTCTAAGTTACTTGGTATTTTTAAAGGTAAACAAATTTTCATGGTTCCTGGAAATCATGAGACTAAAAGAGGTATTAAAAATTTAGAAGAACATTATAATGTTCATCTAGTTGGAAATGCACCTATCTTAGTTAATGATGATTTAGCTTTATTTGGTTCTAATTATGTTCCAATTGGTCCTTATGGAGAGACTGAAGAAGAGATTCTTCTGAATATGGTCGAGAATTATGAATCTATAAAAGATACTAAGTTTAAGATTATGCTTTCACATCTACCTCCCGAAGGAACAAAAATGGAGAGAATGACCCCGTTTTTCCCATTTATTGGCGGTTCTGTTGCAACAAGGGCATTTTTAGAGGAATTCAAACCCGACTATGCATTAGTTGGACATATTCATGAGGGAGCAGGTTTAGAAGAAATACTTAATAAAACAAAGGTTGTAAATGTTGCTGAGACTTTTAAAATTTTCGAGTTTGATGTCGAAAAGAAAGAATTGAAGATGTTGTAGTTCATATAATCGAAAAGAAATTAGATTTTAAGAATAAGAGAATATTAAATTAAACTAAAAATACTATTTAGCTAAAATATTCACCATCAATTTTTCCATTTCTAACAATATAAGGAGTAGAAAAATTACCAATTAAAAAATTATTTAATTTTTTATATTCTCTAGTATTCCATTCTTTTGCATAATCAAAGTAATTACCATCAATTTTTGATTCATTGTATGGATACTCTTGCATGCCAGTGTATGGATATGGATCTGGGTATTCATTTGAGTAATCTTGAGATTTTGGCACTCTAAACCAAGTTTTTGAAGAGAATATTATAGTTCTTTCTTCATCATCTTTTACTTTATTTTGGTAGTTGAATTTAAGTGTCATCATATCACCTTTTCTCATTATCACATACTTATCATCACGAGTTAATAAAAGAGGTAAAACGTTACCAAGTTTAGTATAGTTTCCGTAATAGGGATAATCTCCAGATTGGTCTACTGAGTTTGGATCTAATTTTGCAATCATTCTTGAAACCGTATTTTGCTCTTTGAAAGAGTGTAGACTCTTGTCTTCTAAATCTGCAGAGAATGGTTTAACTTCTTTGATATTGTAATCTACTGGCTCAGATTCATCATACCTGATTCTGTCAATCATAGTCTCAGAAAGAGGATGATATTTTCCAGTATGCAGTCTAATTACTTTATTCTCTGATTTGAAGATATCACCTAATTCAATTACTATTGATTTCATATCAGCAGTACTATATGGCCAATCCATCACTTTTACAAAATCACCATTTTCATCCATTACTTCAATGTAAGGATAAACGTTTCCTTTGAAAGGGTGATTGAGTTGCTCACCTTGACTAGTCATATATGTCCATAAATCAATAATTAATTTAGCATTTTTATTACCTTTAATATCATCAAAATATAAATCAAAATAATCATCTTCGTAAATATCGACAAATGTTGCTTTGTTATCTACTTTAGTAAATTTACTTGTTACATCATTACCAAATCTATTAACAACCTTTGATGGAAGTATTGAATTTGAAATAGTGGAAATTTTATAATCCATACTTCCCATAACTGCACTTCTAATACCTGTATGAACTATTTCAATACCTTTTGGAGCATCAATTAACATTAATTTAGCATCATCAACATAAGATATCTCATCCATAGGTTCTGTTATTACAAATTCATAATTACCTTCAATATCTGGTTTAATTGGAACAATAATATTACTTGTATTATAATATTGAGCAAATTTATTATTTACTAATCCTAAAACTCCACTTGAAATATCTGTAATATATTCAAATTCACCAAGAGCATCTTTATAAAATAAAAGTGGGCAAGATGAAGCACTTGTATCAAGAACAGTTACAGTCTTAACAACTGTCCCATATGCTCCCGGACAAGTTAATGTAAAATCACAACCACCTACACAAGTTTGTCCATTAATAATTGCAGTGATATCTTCAGAACCTCCTGTGACTGATTTTGCTCCAGACCATAAACCGCTTGCAGTACAACTATCAACATTTAACATATTTGTCCATGTTAAAGTATAAGGGCCTGCTCCACATAAAGTTTTTGAATCACAACTAACTCCTAAAAAAATATCTGTTACAGGATCAATAGTACATTGAACTCCATTTAGCACATAAGAACCTATACAATAATATGTTGTTGAATAATCAGTATCATAACATTTTTGAGTAGCTGCATCAAAACTACTACCTGAAGGACATACTGAAGTTGAATAAGGAATACTATATAATGTAGATGCATAACAACTACCTACATCACTCCAACCTGCTCTTGCATCAAATCTATAACAATATCCATCCCAAGCATGACTAATTGTGCAATCTCCCTCTAAACTTGCTGAACTTATAGTTCCTAAACCATCATCAACATAAGCACAAATTTGATTATCACATCTTCCTCCATAAAAAGAAGTCCAGGAAAATCCACTTGTACTACAAGTATTAGTGATATTTGCAGGACGAACACATTTACTTAATGTTTGACTATAAGTATCACCAACAACACAGTCTG
This genomic interval from Candidatus Woesearchaeota archaeon contains the following:
- a CDS encoding metallophosphoesterase produces the protein MNNNKIRFLATGDIHSKKKFIDMIEKYGKLDDIDFVIFTGDLSEKKDDFSKLLGIFKGKQIFMVPGNHETKRGIKNLEEHYNVHLVGNAPILVNDDLALFGSNYVPIGPYGETEEEILLNMVENYESIKDTKFKIMLSHLPPEGTKMERMTPFFPFIGGSVATRAFLEEFKPDYALVGHIHEGAGLEEILNKTKVVNVAETFKIFEFDVEKKELKML